A region from the Luteolibacter flavescens genome encodes:
- a CDS encoding NADH-quinone oxidoreductase subunit A codes for MSSQYLPVFVQILVAIGFAAVSLTLSVLLGKSARRNATKDSAYECGMLPVGDGAPRFSVKFYLVAMLFVIFDIEVVFMYPWAVQFRDLVAGGNAIPLVSMAGFAGVLAVAYVYALKKGALTWKN; via the coding sequence ATGTCGTCCCAGTATCTTCCCGTATTCGTCCAGATCCTCGTGGCCATCGGCTTCGCGGCGGTGAGCCTCACGCTGAGCGTGCTGCTCGGGAAGTCCGCCCGGCGGAATGCGACGAAGGATAGCGCCTACGAGTGCGGCATGCTCCCCGTGGGCGATGGCGCGCCGCGCTTCTCGGTGAAGTTCTACCTGGTGGCGATGCTCTTCGTGATCTTCGACATCGAGGTCGTCTTCATGTATCCATGGGCCGTGCAATTCCGCGACCTCGTGGCCGGCGGGAATGCGATCCCGCTGGTGTCCATGGCAGGCTTCGCCGGCGTGCTGGCCGTGGCCTACGTCTATGCGCTCAAGAAGGGCGCGCTGACCTGGAAGAACTGA
- a CDS encoding ribose-phosphate diphosphokinase, translating to MKLISGTAHRALAERIADNLGTQLADVHVTAFPDGETFVKINENIRGDDVFIIQPSCPPSNHNIMELLIMVDAARRASAGRITAVMPFFGYARQDRKDQPRVPITAKLVANLLTSAGVGRVLTMDLHAPQIQGFFDIPVDHLYAKPALIHYLRDRHPDTSNLTVVSPDVGGVKMARAYADALGADLAIVAKHRISATRVEAMNVIGDVEGRDVILIDDMTETAGTLTAAAEILGKNGARRIFACVSHAVLGDLGRERIKDSVIEEIITTDSVPQASGEKVQAVGIAPLLGEAIRRINGGQSVTSLFEV from the coding sequence ATGAAACTCATCAGTGGAACCGCCCACCGCGCGCTCGCCGAGCGCATCGCCGACAATCTTGGCACCCAGCTCGCCGACGTCCATGTGACGGCGTTTCCGGACGGTGAGACGTTCGTCAAGATCAACGAGAACATCCGCGGCGACGATGTCTTCATCATCCAGCCGAGCTGCCCTCCATCGAATCACAATATCATGGAGCTGCTCATCATGGTGGACGCCGCCCGCCGCGCGAGCGCAGGCCGTATCACCGCCGTGATGCCTTTCTTCGGCTACGCCCGCCAGGACCGGAAGGACCAGCCGCGCGTGCCCATCACCGCGAAGCTCGTCGCGAACCTGCTCACCTCCGCCGGTGTCGGCCGCGTGCTGACCATGGACCTGCACGCCCCGCAGATCCAAGGCTTCTTCGACATCCCCGTCGATCATCTCTACGCGAAGCCCGCGCTGATCCACTACCTGCGCGACCGCCATCCCGATACCTCGAATCTCACGGTGGTCTCGCCCGATGTAGGCGGCGTGAAGATGGCACGTGCCTACGCCGACGCGCTGGGCGCCGACCTCGCCATCGTGGCGAAGCACCGCATCAGCGCCACCCGCGTGGAGGCGATGAATGTGATCGGTGACGTGGAAGGCCGCGACGTGATCCTCATCGACGATATGACGGAGACCGCCGGCACCCTGACCGCCGCTGCCGAGATCCTCGGCAAGAACGGCGCGCGCCGGATTTTCGCCTGCGTCTCCCACGCCGTGCTCGGCGATCTCGGTCGCGAACGCATCAAGGACTCCGTGATCGAGGAGATCATCACCACCGACTCCGTGCCGCAGGCATCGGGCGAGAAGGTGCAGGCAGTGGGCATCGCGCCGCTGCTGGGCGAGGCGATCCGCCGCATCAATGGCGGCCAGTCCGTCACCTCGCTCTTCGAGGTCTGA
- a CDS encoding DnaJ domain-containing protein has protein sequence MMNPFATLGLEPRLAISEEELRAAFREAGKREHPDAGGSGEDFARVQEAFALLSRPSKRLRAWLAAKEISGDERGSISPGLVDLFGKVGTTLQQADAVTKRREAALSTLAKAMLEPAVQQARESLEAALDEVAAALAAEEAHFAAIEGGHGDPWRTARDLAFLEKWQAELKSRFASLW, from the coding sequence GTGATGAATCCCTTCGCGACGCTCGGGCTGGAGCCTCGGCTGGCGATTTCCGAGGAGGAATTGCGCGCCGCTTTCCGCGAGGCGGGCAAGCGCGAGCACCCGGATGCGGGCGGCAGCGGCGAGGACTTCGCCCGGGTGCAGGAGGCATTTGCCCTGCTCTCCCGTCCCTCGAAGCGGCTCCGCGCGTGGCTGGCCGCGAAAGAGATCTCCGGCGACGAGCGCGGCTCGATTTCGCCCGGGCTGGTGGATCTCTTCGGAAAAGTCGGCACCACACTCCAGCAGGCCGACGCAGTGACGAAGCGCCGCGAGGCCGCCCTGAGCACGCTGGCGAAGGCGATGCTGGAGCCAGCCGTGCAGCAGGCGCGCGAATCTCTGGAGGCCGCCCTGGACGAGGTGGCCGCCGCCTTGGCCGCGGAGGAAGCCCATTTCGCAGCCATCGAAGGAGGCCACGGCGACCCCTGGCGGACCGCGCGAGACCTAGCATTCCTGGAAAAATGGCAGGCCGAGCTCAAATCCCGCTTCGCGAGTCTCTGGTAA
- a CDS encoding HesB/IscA family protein: MSATAVNYKIGNEKLVRVMDAASAHLRGLLEKQGRPDGGLRIAVIGGGCSGLQYKMDLVDGPRDRDIMVPSNGVNVVIDPKSALFVSGSELDWSDDLQQGGFKVSNPNAIVTCSCGESFAA, from the coding sequence ATGTCGGCCACGGCGGTGAATTACAAGATCGGGAACGAGAAGCTGGTCCGCGTCATGGATGCGGCCTCCGCCCACCTGCGCGGCCTGCTGGAAAAGCAGGGCCGCCCGGACGGCGGACTGAGAATCGCCGTCATCGGCGGCGGCTGCAGCGGGCTCCAGTACAAGATGGACCTGGTGGACGGCCCGCGCGACCGCGACATCATGGTGCCCAGCAATGGCGTGAACGTGGTGATCGACCCGAAGAGCGCGCTTTTCGTCAGCGGCAGCGAGCTGGATTGGTCGGACGATCTCCAGCAGGGCGGCTTCAAGGTGAGCAACCCGAACGCCATCGTCACCTGCTCCTGCGGGGAGAGCTTCGCCGCGTGA
- a CDS encoding aspartate 1-decarboxylase, producing MLHQVLKSKLHRAMITAADVDYEGSIEIPTDLMEAVGLWAGEKVLVASITSGNRLETYVQPGAPGTGNILINGGAAHRIKKGERVAIMAFGLSDTPVLAKKVVLDEENRILRDGR from the coding sequence ATGCTCCATCAGGTGCTCAAATCAAAACTCCATCGGGCGATGATCACCGCCGCCGACGTCGATTACGAAGGCAGCATCGAGATCCCCACCGACCTCATGGAGGCCGTCGGCCTGTGGGCAGGTGAAAAGGTCCTCGTGGCCTCCATCACCTCCGGCAACCGCCTGGAGACCTACGTCCAGCCCGGAGCCCCCGGCACCGGAAACATCCTGATCAACGGTGGCGCCGCCCATCGCATCAAGAAGGGCGAACGCGTCGCGATCATGGCATTCGGCCTGTCCGATACGCCCGTGCTCGCCAAAAAGGTGGTCCTCGACGAGGAAAACCGGATTCTCCGCGACGGACGCTGA
- a CDS encoding OmpH family outer membrane protein, with translation MKLSLRSVIALSLAFGGISAAQDSGRLKIATVDMQALFMEYNPTKETKVKFEEEGQGVAKQFEQRTANITAAKADLDAFQKQLNDPSVADTKKQEIFNQRQVKMQEAEALQREAEDFRNRKVRAMQEQMQIRTKNILDQIRAKVQKYAEAEGFDYVLDKTGTSTSQVPVLLYTKDATDVTDALLKTLNDGTTAPATEEKK, from the coding sequence ATGAAACTCTCGCTCCGCTCCGTCATCGCCCTTTCGCTCGCCTTCGGTGGAATCTCCGCCGCGCAGGACAGCGGTCGCCTGAAGATCGCCACGGTGGACATGCAGGCGCTTTTCATGGAGTACAACCCGACGAAGGAAACCAAGGTCAAGTTCGAGGAAGAGGGCCAGGGCGTCGCCAAGCAATTCGAGCAACGCACCGCCAACATCACCGCGGCCAAGGCCGATCTGGATGCCTTCCAGAAGCAACTGAACGACCCCTCCGTGGCCGACACCAAGAAGCAGGAGATCTTCAACCAGCGGCAGGTCAAGATGCAGGAGGCGGAAGCCCTCCAGCGCGAGGCCGAGGATTTCCGCAACCGCAAGGTGCGCGCGATGCAGGAGCAGATGCAGATCCGCACGAAGAACATCCTCGATCAGATCCGCGCCAAGGTGCAGAAGTACGCCGAGGCCGAGGGCTTCGACTACGTGCTCGACAAGACCGGCACCAGCACCTCGCAGGTCCCGGTGCTCCTCTACACGAAGGACGCCACCGACGTGACCGACGCGCTCCTCAAGACCCTCAACGACGGCACCACCGCCCCGGCGACCGAGGAGAAGAAGTAA
- a CDS encoding polysaccharide deacetylase family protein has protein sequence MLEKDRPNRAVTPFFQIFGGRWQRLSGDAIHMTEGAGHHRLEWRVLSVLVPLVAGAAVFDALWRIGGAWLAWGGVLPVLFLLFHIVAIVIGGKNPLAQWQRWNLLLAAWSVWQGWFANESGVRWAAGIWLGVLALNAVSALCLGWRFLMVHPATCTAVARWFIFAAIHVPVFVVTWLYGWHAGLVVLPVAAAVWLCGTFLPNSRVFGPIARRVEGKDVLLTIDDGPDPVDTPALLDLLDQHGRRAVFFIIGEKVRRHPELAREIVRRGHELGNHTMTHPVGVFWGLGPARTRREIEGCQQAIEEATGTKARFFRAPAGHRNWFTHPALQDLGLELVGWRKRAYDTIRSDVDGIVRDLVTGVKDGDILLLHEATMTSQGVMKGVLEALESGTPRVKKTEAPDHHAALPDS, from the coding sequence ATGCTGGAGAAGGATCGCCCGAACCGTGCGGTGACGCCGTTTTTCCAGATCTTCGGGGGCCGTTGGCAGCGACTCTCCGGCGATGCCATCCACATGACCGAGGGCGCGGGACACCATCGCCTGGAGTGGCGCGTGCTCTCCGTGCTCGTCCCGCTGGTGGCGGGTGCCGCGGTCTTCGACGCGTTGTGGCGGATCGGCGGAGCGTGGCTCGCATGGGGCGGCGTGCTGCCGGTGCTGTTCCTGCTCTTTCACATCGTCGCCATCGTCATCGGCGGAAAGAACCCGCTCGCCCAGTGGCAGCGCTGGAACCTGCTGCTCGCCGCTTGGTCGGTGTGGCAAGGGTGGTTCGCGAATGAAAGCGGGGTGCGCTGGGCCGCGGGGATCTGGCTCGGGGTGCTCGCGCTGAATGCCGTCTCGGCGCTGTGTCTTGGCTGGCGTTTCCTCATGGTCCATCCAGCCACTTGCACGGCGGTCGCCCGCTGGTTCATCTTTGCCGCGATCCACGTGCCGGTATTCGTCGTCACCTGGCTCTACGGCTGGCACGCCGGGCTGGTCGTCCTGCCAGTGGCGGCGGCCGTCTGGCTCTGCGGCACCTTCCTGCCAAATTCGCGCGTCTTCGGCCCCATCGCCCGCCGCGTGGAAGGAAAGGACGTGCTGCTCACCATCGATGACGGCCCGGATCCCGTGGACACCCCGGCGCTGCTCGACCTGCTGGACCAGCACGGGCGCAGGGCCGTCTTCTTCATCATCGGCGAGAAAGTACGACGCCACCCGGAGTTGGCGCGGGAGATCGTCCGCCGCGGCCATGAGCTCGGGAATCACACCATGACCCACCCGGTCGGAGTTTTCTGGGGACTCGGTCCCGCGCGCACCCGCCGCGAGATCGAGGGCTGCCAGCAGGCGATCGAGGAAGCCACCGGCACGAAGGCCCGCTTTTTCCGCGCGCCCGCGGGCCACCGGAATTGGTTCACCCACCCCGCGCTGCAGGACCTCGGCCTGGAACTCGTCGGCTGGCGCAAGCGCGCCTACGACACCATCCGCAGCGACGTGGACGGCATCGTCCGCGACCTCGTCACCGGCGTGAAGGATGGCGACATCCTGCTACTCCACGAAGCGACCATGACCTCTCAGGGAGTGATGAAAGGCGTCTTGGAGGCGCTGGAATCCGGCACCCCTCGCGTGAAGAAGACTGAAGCCCCCGATCACCACGCCGCCTTGCCGGACTCGTAG
- a CDS encoding patatin-like phospholipase family protein — MDHPVTPGLAVALGSSFLGYYAHAGFLNGLAEVGLHPARISGASAGAIAGSLHAAGIRGEALKSTVLDSALRWSFFDWAAFLRLPGVCTAFWSTGLFSGKHAVKKFHSILNGADLSSLVSPVMDIAVTDADLHRTEILRSGPLAELIVASCAVPCLIGIQRVGGKRYLDGGVACEAPFEHWLDDPEIDTIVVHRIRHEENSGPAVSWETIATAIGASHHTVCNELHRHRTELARMKGKRLIEIDTITPTPGIFTQGRAPLCYERGYESGKAAW; from the coding sequence ATGGATCACCCAGTCACGCCCGGACTCGCCGTCGCCCTCGGATCATCCTTCCTCGGCTACTATGCCCATGCCGGCTTCCTGAATGGCTTGGCGGAGGTCGGCCTGCATCCCGCGCGCATCTCCGGGGCCTCGGCCGGGGCCATCGCGGGATCGCTGCATGCCGCCGGCATCCGCGGGGAGGCGCTGAAAAGTACGGTGCTCGATTCCGCGCTACGCTGGTCGTTTTTCGACTGGGCGGCTTTCCTCCGTCTGCCGGGGGTCTGCACCGCCTTCTGGTCCACCGGGCTTTTTTCCGGAAAGCACGCGGTGAAGAAATTCCACTCCATCCTGAATGGCGCGGACCTCTCCTCGCTGGTCTCGCCGGTCATGGACATCGCCGTCACCGATGCCGATCTGCATCGCACGGAGATCCTCCGCAGCGGCCCGCTCGCGGAGCTGATCGTCGCGAGTTGCGCCGTGCCGTGCCTCATCGGCATACAGCGGGTCGGCGGGAAGCGCTACCTCGACGGTGGCGTGGCCTGCGAGGCGCCCTTCGAGCACTGGCTGGATGACCCGGAGATTGACACCATCGTCGTCCACCGCATCCGCCATGAAGAAAACAGCGGCCCGGCGGTCTCGTGGGAGACCATCGCCACCGCCATCGGCGCGTCCCATCACACCGTGTGCAACGAGCTTCACCGCCACCGCACGGAACTCGCGCGGATGAAGGGCAAGCGCCTCATCGAGATCGACACCATCACGCCGACGCCCGGCATCTTCACCCAGGGCCGCGCGCCTCTCTGCTACGAGCGCGGCTACGAGTCCGGCAAGGCGGCGTGGTGA
- the rpmB gene encoding 50S ribosomal protein L28 — protein MARVCSIRGSRVRSGGKINRSGLAKKKGGIGRHVTKVVKRKVAPNLQSKRIWIPELNRWVRLTLSCKAIKTINKNGAYATLKDAGLL, from the coding sequence ATGGCCCGAGTCTGCAGCATCCGAGGAAGCCGAGTCCGTTCCGGCGGCAAAATCAATCGTTCCGGTCTCGCCAAGAAAAAGGGCGGTATCGGTCGTCACGTGACCAAGGTCGTGAAGCGCAAGGTCGCTCCGAACCTCCAGTCCAAGCGTATCTGGATCCCCGAGCTGAACCGCTGGGTGCGCCTCACGCTGAGCTGCAAGGCCATCAAGACGATCAACAAGAACGGAGCCTACGCGACCCTCAAGGACGCAGGCCTGCTCTGA
- the nagA gene encoding N-acetylglucosamine-6-phosphate deacetylase, whose amino-acid sequence MRKLITNARVVSPDLDLARAAVLIEGDRIEAVIEGTNLPSVEHKIDAAGKLLIPGFIDIHSHGADGSDVCDDSLDALRHIARRKLQEGVTTWLPTTLTQPREKLKSIVAKIATFREEGGLTRCPGMHVEGPFINKERAGAQNPQYMRAPDFAEVEELHAIVPALILSLAPEMPGALELIGGCKALGITCSAAHTSATAAQIFAACDAGLTHLTHYGNAMTPLHHREIGVIGAGMVDDRLMIELISDLIHLSPDMLRLVFSTIPIDRLMMITDSVAASWIVEGEVDLGGLPVVVKDKVARLKDGGALAGSTLLANEGFRNLVGATGLPLHEVIKVTSWNQARSLGLEGLGKVVPGFYADLVLLNDDYSVAKTIVGGEER is encoded by the coding sequence ATGAGAAAGCTTATCACCAACGCGCGCGTCGTCTCGCCCGACCTCGATCTCGCCCGCGCGGCCGTCCTCATCGAGGGCGACCGCATCGAGGCCGTGATCGAGGGGACGAATCTCCCCTCCGTGGAGCACAAGATCGACGCCGCCGGCAAGCTGCTCATCCCCGGCTTCATCGACATTCACAGCCACGGCGCGGATGGCTCCGACGTGTGCGATGACTCGCTGGACGCGCTGCGCCACATCGCCCGGCGGAAGCTGCAGGAAGGCGTGACCACTTGGCTGCCCACCACCCTCACCCAGCCGCGGGAGAAGCTGAAGTCCATCGTCGCGAAGATCGCCACCTTCCGCGAGGAAGGCGGGCTGACCCGCTGCCCCGGCATGCATGTCGAGGGCCCCTTCATCAACAAGGAGCGGGCCGGCGCGCAGAATCCGCAGTATATGCGCGCACCGGACTTCGCCGAGGTGGAGGAACTGCACGCGATCGTGCCCGCCCTGATCCTCTCGCTGGCCCCGGAGATGCCCGGAGCGTTGGAACTCATCGGCGGCTGCAAGGCGCTCGGCATCACCTGTTCCGCCGCGCACACCTCCGCCACCGCCGCGCAGATCTTCGCCGCCTGCGATGCCGGGCTCACGCACCTCACCCACTACGGGAATGCGATGACCCCGCTGCATCACCGCGAGATCGGCGTGATCGGCGCCGGCATGGTCGATGACCGCCTGATGATCGAGCTGATCAGCGATCTCATCCATCTCTCGCCGGACATGCTGCGGCTCGTCTTCTCCACCATCCCCATCGACCGCCTGATGATGATCACCGACTCGGTCGCCGCGTCGTGGATCGTGGAGGGCGAGGTGGACCTCGGCGGCCTGCCGGTGGTGGTGAAGGACAAGGTGGCGCGCCTGAAGGACGGCGGTGCCCTGGCGGGCTCGACCCTGCTGGCGAACGAAGGCTTCCGCAACCTGGTCGGCGCGACCGGCCTGCCGCTGCACGAGGTGATCAAGGTGACCTCATGGAACCAGGCCCGCTCGCTGGGGCTGGAAGGCCTCGGCAAGGTGGTCCCCGGCTTCTACGCGGACCTCGTCCTGCTGAATGACGACTACAGCGTCGCCAAGACCATCGTCGGCGGGGAGGAACGCTGA
- a CDS encoding CHAD domain-containing protein, with the protein MSDHTSHFSGVRGSIIAACSEMERLLKGLTDSKGRVADEIHQTRKAGKRLRGGLVIAGEPKPCVRWIGVVGRMLGGSRDAAVRVKTWNSLGIDASPVGSSEAAAAALLELEADASTRKPPQAVIDWSLAALCQVRGRLESQTDEEVAEAAEDGARKLEKQLRKRLKRALQRVINEDFHDCRKAVKAWLGGMALAAPDLPLVGKEEAERLANSLGEENDLEVLAAWLEARGFTPTICPCAWKVLRKRQEKVRRKSISVIRKELLPALKRKG; encoded by the coding sequence ATGTCTGACCATACGTCTCACTTTTCCGGTGTCCGCGGGTCTATCATCGCCGCGTGTTCGGAGATGGAGCGGCTGCTGAAGGGGCTGACCGACAGCAAGGGCCGCGTGGCTGACGAGATCCACCAGACGCGCAAGGCCGGCAAGCGGCTGCGCGGCGGGCTGGTCATCGCGGGCGAGCCGAAGCCGTGCGTCCGCTGGATCGGGGTGGTCGGCCGCATGCTCGGTGGTTCGCGCGATGCCGCCGTGCGGGTGAAGACGTGGAATTCCCTGGGGATCGACGCTTCGCCGGTGGGCTCGTCCGAAGCGGCTGCCGCGGCGCTGCTTGAGCTGGAGGCGGATGCGTCCACCCGCAAGCCGCCGCAGGCCGTGATCGACTGGTCGCTCGCCGCCCTCTGCCAAGTCCGGGGTCGACTGGAGTCGCAGACCGACGAAGAAGTCGCGGAAGCCGCCGAAGACGGCGCGAGGAAGCTGGAGAAGCAGCTCCGCAAGCGCCTGAAGCGTGCGCTCCAGCGGGTGATCAACGAGGATTTCCACGACTGCCGGAAGGCGGTGAAGGCATGGCTGGGCGGGATGGCGCTCGCCGCCCCGGATCTCCCGCTTGTAGGCAAGGAGGAAGCCGAAAGGCTCGCGAACAGTCTCGGTGAGGAGAATGACCTGGAAGTGCTCGCCGCCTGGCTGGAGGCCCGCGGCTTCACCCCGACGATCTGTCCCTGCGCCTGGAAGGTCCTGCGCAAGCGCCAGGAGAAGGTCCGGCGGAAATCGATCTCCGTGATCCGCAAGGAACTGCTCCCGGCGCTGAAACGCAAGGGCTGA
- a CDS encoding TonB-dependent receptor — protein sequence MTLPDLRILPASGLLALSSLAPAETPHEMDDLVVSSRADHPTLGRKEGDFALPLPGGRGFQDVLPLLPNVQQGSPSSTAFTMRGLGQDNVIFLLGTQSNTLLNFSDGGAPQTASSLTSVTPLMWDIGEVRVTRGPVLFGRGVNAAGGEIRLEPNAPQFFHEGKATVELADYGSWRVGLTENMELIPEKLALRVSAASEGTHNAVTNLYDGNERFAETRRENFRGQLRWRPAGNEQSVFDLRVDLDRGRGNFFGQAYQLPGRDIFDRVVNVNDTATLPADRHAFVLRGRVELDDGWWVESESSYSKLDGTHFNDFDGSPLLDWFYVYTADETRLTESLRVGREGEGFRWLAGIYAEAAEYEFSFKGRGLGPVPAGRRFESVTTEEIGIAAAYGHGELELGRDIWLTGGLRLDHQSRDQVSAAQISGALRGRDEVDVSSTEWLPELGLEWRGDALTTGAKISRAYRPGGAAVAPSLGTSQAYGPERGWELNLFAEHQGEHLRSTVRAFHAWMDGQQVPYVAPGGFPVVDSFITNSGKSQRAGVEVEMEWRKGNFAAGASAGYLHTEFDELVVNGVNRSGQAFPLAPEWNAALGIGWRPATGWFGEMTVQWADTSYAQIDSTAATKLEARTLLSARTGYRWQQVDAYVFGSNLLDEEYALSKNDYTAVGLPVSGKLGMPCVIGTGVTIKW from the coding sequence ATGACTCTCCCCGATTTGCGGATCCTCCCGGCTTCCGGCCTCCTGGCGCTCTCCTCCCTCGCACCGGCGGAGACGCCGCACGAGATGGACGACCTGGTCGTCTCCTCGCGCGCCGATCATCCGACGCTCGGGCGAAAGGAAGGCGACTTCGCGCTGCCGCTACCGGGCGGACGCGGCTTCCAGGACGTGCTGCCGCTCTTGCCAAATGTCCAGCAAGGCTCGCCGAGTTCCACCGCCTTCACCATGCGCGGGCTGGGGCAGGACAACGTGATCTTCCTGCTCGGCACGCAGTCGAACACGCTGCTGAATTTCTCGGATGGCGGAGCGCCGCAGACCGCATCCTCGCTGACCTCGGTGACGCCGCTGATGTGGGACATCGGGGAAGTGCGGGTGACGCGCGGTCCGGTGCTCTTCGGCCGTGGCGTGAATGCCGCGGGCGGCGAGATCCGGCTGGAGCCGAATGCCCCGCAGTTCTTCCACGAGGGCAAGGCGACGGTCGAGCTGGCAGACTACGGCTCGTGGCGCGTCGGGCTGACGGAGAACATGGAGCTGATTCCGGAGAAGCTGGCACTGCGGGTGAGCGCAGCCTCCGAGGGCACGCACAACGCGGTGACGAATCTCTACGACGGCAACGAGCGTTTCGCGGAAACCCGCCGCGAGAATTTCCGCGGACAATTGCGCTGGCGGCCCGCCGGGAACGAGCAGTCGGTCTTTGACCTGCGGGTGGATCTGGACCGCGGGCGCGGGAATTTCTTCGGCCAGGCCTACCAGCTTCCCGGACGCGACATCTTCGACCGGGTGGTGAATGTGAATGACACCGCGACACTCCCGGCGGATCGCCATGCCTTCGTGCTGCGCGGCCGCGTGGAGCTGGACGACGGATGGTGGGTGGAGTCCGAGTCGTCCTACTCAAAGCTCGACGGCACCCACTTCAATGACTTCGACGGTTCGCCGCTGCTCGATTGGTTCTACGTCTATACCGCGGACGAGACGCGCCTGACCGAAAGCCTGCGCGTCGGTCGCGAGGGCGAGGGCTTCCGCTGGCTGGCTGGCATCTATGCGGAGGCGGCGGAGTATGAATTTTCGTTCAAGGGCCGTGGGCTCGGGCCGGTGCCGGCGGGGCGTCGCTTTGAAAGCGTGACGACCGAGGAAATCGGCATCGCGGCTGCCTACGGACACGGGGAGCTCGAGCTGGGCCGGGATATCTGGCTGACGGGCGGGCTGAGGCTTGACCACCAGTCGCGGGATCAGGTGTCTGCCGCGCAGATCAGCGGAGCCCTGCGGGGTCGCGATGAGGTCGATGTCAGCTCCACCGAGTGGCTGCCGGAGCTGGGGCTGGAGTGGCGCGGCGATGCGCTGACCACCGGGGCGAAGATTTCACGCGCCTATCGTCCAGGCGGGGCAGCGGTCGCCCCATCGCTCGGCACGTCCCAGGCCTACGGCCCGGAGCGCGGCTGGGAGCTGAATCTCTTCGCCGAGCACCAGGGCGAGCACCTGCGCAGCACCGTGCGGGCATTCCACGCGTGGATGGACGGACAGCAGGTGCCCTACGTCGCGCCGGGTGGATTCCCGGTGGTGGACAGCTTCATCACGAACAGCGGGAAATCCCAACGCGCTGGCGTGGAAGTGGAGATGGAGTGGCGGAAGGGCAACTTCGCCGCCGGAGCGTCGGCAGGCTATCTCCATACCGAATTCGACGAGCTCGTGGTCAATGGCGTGAACCGCAGCGGCCAGGCCTTCCCGCTGGCTCCCGAGTGGAATGCCGCCCTTGGCATCGGATGGCGTCCGGCCACCGGCTGGTTCGGCGAGATGACGGTCCAGTGGGCGGACACGTCCTACGCGCAGATCGACTCCACGGCGGCAACCAAGCTGGAAGCGCGCACCCTGCTCTCCGCCCGCACCGGCTACCGCTGGCAACAGGTGGACGCCTACGTCTTCGGCAGCAACCTGCTCGACGAGGAGTATGCGCTTTCGAAGAACGACTACACCGCCGTGGGCTTGCCGGTGTCCGGCAAGCTCGGGATGCCCTGCGTGATCGGCACGGGCGTGACGATCAAGTGGTGA